One genomic region from Caldicoprobacter guelmensis encodes:
- a CDS encoding aspartyl-phosphate phosphatase Spo0E family protein has protein sequence MDEQWLVRQIEEKREALKKLLLVKNFNLNDQEVIKLSQELDELILQYAKYKTQK, from the coding sequence ATGGATGAACAATGGCTAGTTAGGCAAATTGAAGAAAAGCGAGAGGCCTTGAAAAAATTGCTTCTCGTCAAAAATTTTAATTTAAACGATCAAGAGGTAATAAAGCTCAGCCAAGAGTTGGACGAGCTGATACTTCAATACGCCAAATATAAAACCCAAAAATAA
- a CDS encoding D-alanine--D-alanine ligase family protein gives MIELDGEASSYRVGLAFNLKKGIQGSVEDIEAEYDSIDTVMAIKNALEATGCQVELMEADHTFLDKLKRTKVDIVFNIAEGLGGRGREAHVPAILSFLGIPFTGSDETTLCIALDKALTKRLLTSFRILTPKHQLISYQGERIRRDLKFPIIVKPNAEGSSKGISSMAVVDNMEQLKVLLERNFRLYSQPMLIEEFIPGREFTVGVIGNGPETRVFTPMEIVYKEDRNGRNIYSFDVKKDYKKYVEYVCPPDLSLELQRELMDIAGKVYRALQCRDFARMDFRMSKDNRFYFIEINPLPGLAPGYSDYPMIAEFCGVEYNTLIKMILNSALKRYGMAPVM, from the coding sequence GTGATTGAGTTGGACGGTGAAGCCTCATCATACAGAGTAGGTTTGGCCTTTAATTTGAAAAAAGGCATCCAAGGCAGCGTGGAGGACATCGAGGCCGAGTATGACAGCATAGATACGGTAATGGCCATTAAAAATGCGTTGGAGGCCACCGGCTGTCAGGTGGAACTGATGGAGGCCGACCACACTTTTTTGGATAAGCTTAAACGGACAAAAGTGGACATCGTGTTTAACATTGCCGAAGGATTAGGAGGACGGGGAAGGGAAGCGCACGTTCCCGCTATTCTTAGCTTTTTGGGCATACCTTTCACTGGGTCTGACGAAACCACTTTATGCATTGCGCTTGATAAGGCACTTACCAAAAGGCTGCTCACTTCTTTTAGGATTCTGACGCCCAAGCATCAGCTCATATCTTATCAGGGCGAAAGGATAAGGCGTGATTTGAAGTTTCCCATCATCGTCAAGCCTAATGCCGAGGGTTCCAGCAAAGGAATATCCAGTATGGCTGTAGTGGATAATATGGAACAGCTCAAGGTTTTGCTTGAGAGAAACTTCCGACTCTATAGTCAGCCTATGCTGATAGAAGAGTTCATTCCTGGTCGAGAGTTTACGGTGGGCGTTATAGGCAATGGCCCTGAAACCAGGGTTTTTACTCCAATGGAAATCGTGTATAAGGAGGATCGGAACGGGAGAAACATATACAGCTTTGATGTTAAAAAGGATTATAAAAAATATGTTGAGTATGTGTGTCCGCCTGATTTAAGCCTTGAGTTGCAAAGGGAGCTTATGGATATTGCGGGCAAGGTTTACCGTGCGTTACAGTGCAGGGATTTTGCGCGTATGGATTTCCGCATGTCAAAGGACAATAGGTTTTATTTTATCGAGATTAATCCTCTTCCGGGTTTGGCACCAGGATACAGCGATTATCCGATGATAGCAGAGTTTTGTGGAGTGGAATATAATACATTGATAAAGATGATATTGAATAGCGCCCTAAAGCGGTATGGCATGGCTCCCGTTATGTAA
- a CDS encoding ferritin-like domain-containing protein, giving the protein MYRYNGTNYHDDYNYYDDYYNNYFNGYYPEYSNYNMDNEHYGCWDPYGPEMGHHWYPVLPDLIRNLEEYIKDELTDSRYYELLAQKAPTQRAKDLLMEFSRDEKMHAQNFMSAYCMLTGRRYQPPKIEDPKVPDDFMEALQQRILAETNDYKKYGEEYLRAPNAYLRDLFFMTRTSEAQHAMRIPYLMHEHHRGTMN; this is encoded by the coding sequence GTGTACAGATATAACGGTACAAATTATCATGATGACTACAACTATTACGATGATTACTATAATAATTACTTCAATGGTTACTACCCCGAATACAGCAATTACAACATGGATAATGAGCACTACGGCTGCTGGGACCCTTACGGTCCAGAAATGGGACACCACTGGTATCCTGTACTGCCCGACCTTATAAGAAACCTTGAAGAATATATTAAAGACGAGCTCACAGACAGCAGGTATTACGAACTTTTAGCACAAAAAGCACCTACCCAAAGAGCAAAAGACCTACTTATGGAATTTAGCAGAGACGAGAAGATGCACGCCCAAAACTTCATGAGCGCCTATTGTATGTTAACCGGGAGAAGGTATCAGCCCCCGAAAATCGAGGACCCCAAAGTCCCCGACGATTTCATGGAAGCATTACAGCAGAGAATACTAGCCGAAACTAATGACTACAAGAAATACGGAGAAGAATACCTCAGAGCCCCCAACGCTTATCTCCGTGACCTGTTCTTTATGACCAGGACATCAGAGGCACAACACGCCATGAGAATCCCTTATTTGATGCATGAACACCACAGGGGCACCATGAATTAA
- the kamA gene encoding lysine 2,3-aminomutase, with product MRDYHSIELWEDVEPDQWYDWRWQVKNRVTTVEQLAKVISLSDEQQKEIEMCLGKYRMAITPYYATLMDPENPRCPIRAQAVPTVNELVFRPDELTDPLGEDADSPVPNIVHRYPDRVLFILTHKCSMYCRHCTRRRFVGEEDFSISNKAIDQAIEYIRVNRNIRDVLLSGGDPLILSDEFLERIISRLRDIPHVDIIRIGTRTPVVLPMRITDELLNMLKKYHPIWINTHFNHPSELTPQSVAACEKIVDAGIPLGNQTVLLKGVNDNVETMKELLLKLVKARVRPYYLYQCDIAQGISHFRTPVETGIDIIKNLRGYISGYAVPTYVIDAPGGGGKIPIGPDYIVTMANDKVVLKNYLDKIYVYPNIAS from the coding sequence GTGAGAGATTATCATTCAATAGAATTATGGGAAGATGTAGAGCCTGACCAGTGGTACGATTGGAGGTGGCAGGTTAAGAACAGGGTTACCACTGTAGAACAGTTAGCAAAGGTCATATCTCTGTCTGATGAGCAACAAAAAGAGATAGAGATGTGTCTTGGTAAATACAGGATGGCCATTACCCCTTATTATGCCACGTTGATGGATCCAGAGAATCCAAGGTGTCCTATACGGGCACAAGCGGTTCCAACTGTCAACGAGTTGGTGTTTAGGCCAGACGAGTTAACAGACCCGCTTGGAGAGGATGCGGATTCCCCTGTCCCCAATATAGTGCACCGTTACCCTGATAGGGTATTGTTTATATTGACTCACAAGTGCTCCATGTATTGCAGGCACTGTACGAGGCGGCGCTTCGTTGGCGAGGAGGACTTTTCAATAAGCAACAAGGCTATAGACCAGGCGATAGAGTATATAAGGGTTAACCGAAACATACGGGATGTTCTGTTATCAGGTGGAGATCCACTTATACTCTCTGATGAGTTTTTGGAGCGCATAATTTCAAGGTTAAGGGATATTCCGCATGTGGACATCATACGAATAGGAACGCGAACTCCTGTGGTGTTGCCCATGAGGATTACTGACGAGTTGTTAAACATGTTGAAGAAATATCACCCTATCTGGATCAACACTCACTTCAATCATCCGAGCGAACTTACGCCACAATCTGTAGCAGCCTGTGAAAAGATAGTGGATGCAGGAATACCTTTAGGAAATCAAACGGTGTTATTAAAGGGTGTTAATGATAATGTGGAAACTATGAAGGAGCTACTGTTGAAACTCGTTAAAGCCAGGGTACGTCCTTATTATTTGTACCAGTGCGATATTGCACAAGGGATAAGCCATTTTAGGACGCCGGTAGAGACGGGTATTGACATAATAAAGAATCTCAGGGGCTATATATCCGGTTATGCCGTTCCCACTTACGTAATCGATGCCCCTGGTGGTGGAGGAAAAATTCCAATAGGCCCGGACTACATTGTAACAATGGCCAATGATAAGGTGGTGTTGAAGAATTACCTGGATAAGATTTACGTCTATCCCAACATAGCATCATAA
- a CDS encoding amino acid ABC transporter permease — MLEGIFRVLSDAIYFNLIKEERYMLFVNGLKVSIQLTVFAAIIGVIIGLMMAIAKLTNNRILNRIATAYTDVIRGTPSVVQLIVIYYAILGSSQLPKLLVASLAFGINSGAYVTELIRAGIQAVDKGQMEAARSLGLSYAQAMRYVIVPQAVKNILPALVSEFIVLLKETAVAGYIALDDLTRAGTIVRGRTFDPYTPFILVALIYLYLTSILTAFMGRLERRLRQSD; from the coding sequence GTGTTGGAGGGTATATTCAGGGTTTTATCTGATGCAATATACTTCAATCTAATCAAGGAAGAGCGGTACATGTTATTTGTAAACGGGCTTAAGGTTTCAATACAGCTCACTGTTTTTGCTGCAATAATAGGCGTTATAATAGGCCTTATGATGGCTATAGCCAAGCTGACAAACAATAGAATATTGAACAGGATTGCCACGGCATACACTGATGTTATAAGAGGTACCCCTTCAGTAGTTCAGCTGATTGTGATATACTATGCTATACTAGGGAGCAGTCAGCTTCCCAAATTGTTGGTGGCGTCGCTGGCCTTTGGCATAAACAGCGGGGCTTATGTTACCGAACTCATACGTGCAGGGATACAGGCGGTCGACAAGGGGCAGATGGAGGCTGCCAGGTCGCTGGGGCTGTCATACGCTCAGGCTATGCGATATGTCATAGTACCCCAGGCTGTAAAGAATATTCTACCTGCACTGGTCAGCGAATTCATTGTCCTGCTTAAGGAGACTGCTGTGGCCGGGTATATTGCTCTGGATGACCTAACTCGTGCGGGGACTATCGTGCGTGGGCGAACCTTTGACCCTTATACCCCCTTCATATTGGTGGCGCTTATATATCTCTATCTTACTTCTATCTTGACGGCCTTCATGGGCAGGCTGGAGAGGAGGCTCAGGCAAAGTGATTAA
- a CDS encoding ATP-binding cassette domain-containing protein: MIKVVDLHKSFGNVEVLRGINTEIRKGEVVCVIGASGSGKSTFLRCLNLLEEPTKGEIYIDGISLMEHKKDINKLRQKVGMVFQQFNLFPHMTVLENIMLAPVKVKKMPEDQARRKAIELLRKVGLSDKDNAYPSQLSGGQKQRVAIARALAMDPEVMLFDEPTSALDPEMVGEVLAVMKQLAMEGMTMVVVTHEMGFAREVGDRILFMDEGVILEEGTPEELFGNPKKERTRTFLSKVL; encoded by the coding sequence GTGATTAAAGTGGTTGACCTGCACAAGTCTTTCGGCAATGTGGAGGTGCTAAGGGGCATAAACACCGAGATACGAAAAGGGGAAGTGGTTTGCGTAATAGGGGCCAGCGGCTCGGGCAAAAGCACTTTCCTGCGCTGCCTAAATCTGCTTGAGGAGCCCACTAAAGGGGAGATATACATTGACGGGATTTCGCTTATGGAACACAAGAAAGACATCAACAAGCTGCGGCAAAAGGTAGGCATGGTGTTTCAGCAGTTTAACCTGTTTCCACATATGACGGTGCTGGAGAACATCATGCTGGCTCCGGTAAAGGTCAAAAAAATGCCCGAGGATCAGGCAAGGCGTAAAGCCATCGAGCTGCTGAGAAAGGTGGGCTTATCCGATAAGGACAATGCTTACCCCAGCCAGCTTTCAGGGGGCCAAAAGCAGAGGGTGGCCATTGCACGGGCTTTGGCCATGGACCCTGAGGTCATGCTGTTTGATGAACCCACGTCGGCTTTAGACCCAGAGATGGTGGGTGAGGTACTGGCTGTCATGAAGCAGCTGGCCATGGAGGGTATGACCATGGTGGTGGTAACCCATGAAATGGGTTTTGCCAGGGAAGTAGGGGACAGAATCCTCTTTATGGATGAAGGGGTCATTTTGGAGGAGGGTACGCCTGAAGAGCTGTTTGGCAATCCGAAGAAGGAAAGGACCCGTACCTTCTTAAGCAAAGTTTTATAA
- the hpf gene encoding ribosome hibernation-promoting factor, HPF/YfiA family codes for MVIKLTGKNVAITDALREHVNKKVGKLEKYFPSETEVQVTMSVQNFRHIVEVTIPFNGLVIRAEEMTNDMYASIDNVIDKLERQIHKHKTKLERRFKNGALRYDNADFGQQTELDEEPPRVVKTKRFPLKPMTVDEAILQMELLGHSFFVFIDGDDDHVKVLYKRKDGNYGLIEPEYM; via the coding sequence ATGGTGATTAAATTAACTGGTAAAAACGTGGCTATCACCGATGCCTTAAGGGAGCATGTAAACAAAAAGGTTGGAAAGCTGGAGAAGTATTTTCCATCTGAAACCGAAGTGCAGGTGACCATGTCGGTCCAAAACTTTCGTCATATAGTTGAAGTAACAATACCCTTTAATGGGCTGGTCATCCGCGCAGAAGAAATGACAAATGACATGTACGCTTCCATCGACAATGTCATTGACAAACTCGAAAGGCAGATACACAAGCACAAGACCAAGCTTGAAAGGAGGTTTAAGAACGGCGCATTGAGGTATGATAATGCTGACTTTGGCCAGCAAACAGAGTTGGATGAAGAACCACCCCGGGTGGTGAAGACAAAACGGTTTCCGTTAAAGCCTATGACGGTGGATGAGGCTATTCTACAGATGGAGCTGTTGGGTCATAGCTTTTTCGTATTTATCGATGGTGATGATGACCATGTAAAGGTGCTTTACAAGCGCAAGGATGGCAACTACGGTTTAATTGAGCCCGAATACATGTAA
- the prfB gene encoding peptide chain release factor 2 (programmed frameshift), which translates to MVELENARFELKSIKDSLARIGGSLDISGCEQKIKELEQSMNDPDFWNDIERSQKVNREIKALRNKVERFKKLWSKIEDLEVLIELALEEQDYSVADEVTSSLRKLEKEVNAFNMETLLNGPYDRNNAIVSLHAGAGGTEAMDWVSMLFRMYTRWCEDKGYEVKVLDMLPGEEAGIKSVTFHVIGPNAYGYLRCERGVHRLVRISPFDASGRRHTSFASVDVMPELEDDNEIEIRPEDLRIDTYRASGAGGQHVNKTESAVRITHIPTGIVVQCQNERSQIQNRETAMKMLKARLLELKEREQEEKLRQLKGEVKKIEWGSQIRSYVFHPYNLVKDHRTGVETGNIQAVMDGELDQFINAYLLANAS; encoded by the exons GTGGTTGAACTCGAAAATGCAAGATTTGAGCTTAAATCGATAAAAGATTCACTTGCCAGGATAGGTGGTTCACTT GACATATCGGGCTGCGAGCAAAAGATAAAGGAATTAGAGCAGTCCATGAACGATCCTGATTTTTGGAATGATATAGAGCGGTCTCAAAAGGTAAACCGTGAGATAAAAGCTTTGAGAAACAAGGTTGAAAGGTTTAAAAAGCTGTGGTCTAAAATCGAGGACCTGGAGGTTTTAATAGAACTTGCACTGGAGGAACAGGACTATTCGGTGGCTGATGAGGTGACCAGCAGCCTCCGTAAGTTAGAAAAAGAAGTGAATGCATTTAATATGGAGACCCTGCTTAACGGTCCTTATGACCGAAACAACGCCATAGTATCCCTTCATGCCGGAGCAGGCGGTACCGAAGCCATGGATTGGGTGTCCATGCTGTTCCGGATGTATACCCGGTGGTGTGAGGATAAGGGGTACGAAGTCAAGGTTTTGGATATGCTGCCGGGGGAAGAAGCCGGCATAAAGAGCGTCACCTTCCACGTCATTGGTCCCAATGCTTATGGCTATTTAAGGTGCGAGAGGGGGGTACACCGCCTGGTAAGGATCTCGCCGTTTGATGCTTCAGGGCGGCGGCACACCTCCTTTGCGTCGGTGGATGTCATGCCTGAGCTTGAGGATGACAACGAGATAGAGATTCGCCCCGAGGACTTACGCATAGATACTTACAGGGCCAGTGGGGCGGGTGGTCAGCATGTAAACAAGACCGAATCGGCGGTGCGAATAACCCATATCCCTACAGGGATTGTGGTGCAGTGTCAAAACGAACGCTCTCAGATACAAAACCGTGAAACGGCCATGAAGATGCTGAAAGCAAGGTTGCTTGAACTTAAGGAGAGGGAGCAGGAGGAGAAGCTCAGGCAGCTTAAGGGCGAGGTGAAAAAGATAGAGTGGGGTAGCCAGATAAGGTCTTATGTATTCCATCCCTATAACCTGGTAAAGGACCATCGTACAGGGGTTGAGACCGGCAACATTCAAGCAGTCATGGATGGTGAGCTTGACCAGTTTATAAACGCTTATTTGTTGGCCAACGCTTCTTAA
- the secA gene encoding preprotein translocase subunit SecA, with translation MVSLLKKILGDSNEREIKRLEKLVDRIEALEPDMQTLTDSQLRGKTEEFKKRLADGQTLDDLLPEAFAVVREAARRVLGMRHFRVQLLGGIVLHQGRIAEMKTGEGKTLVATLPAYLNALTGKGVHIVTVNDYLARRDSEWMGKIYRFLGLSVGLIVHGLTPDQRRKSYAADITYGTNNEFGFDYLRDNMVIYKEDMVQRELNYAIIDEVDSILIDEARTPLIISGPAEKSTDLYYHANRFVLQLKKDIDYEVDEKAHTVHLTEEGVAKAEKFFGVENLADPENITISHHIKQALKAHALMKRDRDYVVKDGQVIIVDEFTGRLMLGRRYSDGLHQAIEVKEGVKVERESKTLATITFQNYFRMYKKLAGMTGTAKTEEDEFKTIYGLDVVVIPTNKPMIRKDYNDVIYLTKEAKFRAVVDEIAQRYAVGQPVLVGTVSIENSELLSEMLKRRGIPHQVLNAKYHEKEAEIIAQAGKYKAVTIATNMAGRGTDILLGGNPEFMAKKEMRRMGYSDDLINRATGFEDIDDPEVLEARKVFRELYEKFKVETDKEREKVVALGGLHIIGTERHESRRIDDQLRGRAGRQGDPGSSRFYISLEDDLMRLFGSDRIKSIVQALKIDENQPIEYGLLSKQIEQAQKRVEARNFEIRKHLLQYDNVMNVQREVIYSQRRRVLEGENLRDAIMEMVATVVENAISMYTGGVDRPEEWNIQGLIEYLEELFLPKGSVVINENELPALTRESLKAKILEVAEATYRKLEEENGPENMREAERVILLRVVDKKWMDHIDNMEQLRQGIGLRAYGHRDPVIEYQIEGYEMFEEMIRSIQEETVSLLYRLKIKENMPKREKVAEPVAATHGEAVRKPVVKGEKIGRNDPCPCGSGKKYKKCCGRAV, from the coding sequence ATGGTTTCGCTTTTAAAAAAAATACTGGGAGATAGCAACGAGAGGGAGATAAAGCGGCTTGAAAAGCTGGTTGACAGGATAGAAGCGCTTGAGCCAGATATGCAGACGCTTACTGATAGCCAACTTAGGGGGAAGACGGAGGAGTTTAAAAAAAGGCTGGCCGACGGTCAGACGCTGGATGACCTGCTGCCCGAGGCTTTTGCCGTGGTACGTGAGGCGGCAAGGCGCGTGCTGGGCATGAGGCATTTCAGGGTTCAGCTGCTGGGCGGCATAGTGCTCCATCAGGGCAGGATCGCCGAGATGAAAACTGGCGAGGGTAAAACCTTGGTGGCTACCTTGCCGGCATATTTAAATGCCCTTACCGGCAAAGGGGTGCACATCGTGACCGTCAACGATTATTTGGCCCGGCGCGATAGCGAGTGGATGGGCAAGATATACCGCTTTTTGGGTTTGTCGGTAGGGCTTATAGTTCATGGCCTGACGCCCGATCAACGCCGCAAGAGCTATGCTGCTGACATCACCTACGGTACAAATAACGAGTTTGGGTTTGACTACCTGCGGGACAACATGGTGATATACAAGGAGGATATGGTACAGCGTGAGCTCAACTATGCCATTATAGACGAGGTGGACTCGATACTCATAGATGAGGCGCGTACCCCCCTTATCATTTCAGGGCCGGCCGAAAAATCGACTGACCTGTATTACCATGCGAACAGGTTTGTCCTGCAGCTTAAAAAGGATATTGATTATGAAGTCGATGAGAAGGCCCATACCGTCCACCTGACAGAGGAGGGCGTGGCAAAGGCTGAAAAGTTTTTCGGCGTTGAAAACCTGGCCGATCCTGAGAACATAACCATATCCCATCACATAAAGCAGGCGCTTAAGGCACATGCCCTCATGAAGCGGGACAGGGACTATGTGGTAAAGGATGGCCAGGTCATAATAGTTGATGAGTTTACCGGAAGGCTCATGCTGGGCAGGCGCTACAGCGATGGCTTGCACCAGGCCATAGAGGTCAAAGAAGGGGTAAAGGTGGAGCGGGAGAGCAAGACCCTTGCCACCATCACCTTCCAGAACTATTTCCGCATGTATAAAAAGTTGGCCGGCATGACGGGTACCGCTAAAACTGAAGAAGACGAATTTAAGACCATCTACGGCCTAGATGTGGTGGTAATACCCACAAACAAGCCCATGATCCGAAAGGACTACAATGATGTAATTTATCTTACCAAGGAGGCTAAGTTCAGGGCGGTGGTGGATGAGATAGCCCAGCGCTATGCGGTAGGGCAGCCGGTACTTGTGGGTACAGTGTCCATTGAAAATTCCGAGCTGCTCAGCGAGATGCTCAAGCGGCGGGGTATTCCCCACCAGGTGCTCAATGCCAAATACCACGAAAAAGAGGCTGAGATAATAGCCCAGGCCGGCAAGTACAAGGCAGTCACCATTGCTACTAACATGGCCGGTCGAGGTACTGACATACTGCTGGGCGGCAATCCTGAATTCATGGCTAAAAAGGAAATGCGCAGGATGGGGTATTCCGATGACCTCATAAATCGTGCCACTGGATTTGAGGATATAGACGACCCTGAAGTATTAGAAGCCAGGAAAGTATTTAGGGAGCTTTATGAGAAATTCAAGGTTGAGACCGATAAGGAGCGGGAAAAAGTAGTCGCTCTTGGGGGCCTTCATATAATCGGTACCGAACGCCATGAGAGCCGACGTATCGACGACCAGCTTCGTGGCCGTGCCGGTCGTCAGGGAGACCCGGGTTCTTCGCGGTTTTATATATCCCTTGAGGACGACCTGATGCGGTTGTTTGGCTCCGATAGGATCAAGTCGATAGTGCAGGCCCTTAAGATAGATGAAAATCAGCCTATAGAGTATGGCCTTTTGTCCAAGCAAATTGAGCAGGCGCAAAAGAGGGTGGAGGCGCGTAATTTCGAGATCCGTAAACACCTTCTCCAGTACGATAATGTCATGAACGTCCAGCGCGAGGTCATATACAGCCAGAGGCGAAGGGTCCTTGAGGGCGAGAACCTCAGGGATGCCATCATGGAGATGGTTGCTACTGTGGTGGAAAACGCCATTTCCATGTATACTGGAGGGGTGGATAGGCCAGAGGAGTGGAATATACAGGGGCTTATCGAGTACCTTGAAGAGCTGTTTTTGCCCAAAGGTTCTGTGGTTATAAATGAAAATGAGTTACCTGCTTTGACCCGTGAATCGCTTAAAGCCAAAATTTTGGAGGTTGCCGAGGCTACCTACCGCAAGTTGGAAGAGGAGAACGGCCCTGAAAATATGCGCGAGGCCGAGAGAGTGATCCTGTTGCGGGTGGTGGACAAAAAATGGATGGACCACATAGACAACATGGAGCAGCTCAGGCAGGGTATAGGCCTTCGTGCTTATGGCCATAGAGACCCGGTGATTGAGTACCAAATAGAAGGGTATGAGATGTTTGAAGAGATGATACGCAGCATACAGGAGGAGACGGTATCGTTGCTCTATAGGCTTAAGATTAAAGAGAATATGCCCAAGAGAGAAAAAGTAGCTGAACCTGTTGCCGCCACCCATGGTGAGGCGGTGAGAAAGCCTGTAGTAAAGGGCGAGAAGATAGGGCGCAATGACCCTTGTCCCTGTGGGAGTGGAAAGAAGTATAAGAAGTGTTGCGGACGCGCTGTTTGA
- a CDS encoding DUF4153 domain-containing protein, which translates to MDIKNFIIENIDRPRELEKMYRKDPEAFKEAFTYAWEHNPDSQVLAVWYERLYYDERREEVEKRKTRLYRKDFLLIAVLAVLAGISTRLILYFAEKGTIASVNLIFGVFPFIAAYFIYRNALKKSIVYTVAALFFVSAVYINLLPLKPKDSIILAYLHLPVFLWVLLGFAYVGNEHKKSVARLNYLKFNVEFIVLYASMAISGMLLALLTTQLFRFIGMDVSELYFENVVLFGAAALAVVAAYLVSGSFKLGKNIVPYLAEIFSPLFLVTLSVYLITVVWMGKNPFLDRNFLLSFNGILLGVLALTIFSIIERRFREEKNIIDYVNCALIFLALVIDSVALSAIVFRITSYGVTPNRLAVLGLNIVVYINLVWIMLPYIRYLKNKAGLNVIQDAIARYLPIYGLWAAFVTFGFPLIF; encoded by the coding sequence ATTGATATTAAAAACTTCATTATCGAGAATATTGATAGGCCGCGAGAGCTGGAAAAAATGTATAGGAAAGACCCGGAAGCCTTTAAAGAGGCTTTTACATATGCGTGGGAGCACAATCCTGATTCACAGGTCCTTGCTGTGTGGTATGAAAGGCTGTATTATGATGAGAGAAGAGAAGAAGTGGAAAAGAGGAAGACCAGATTATATCGAAAAGATTTTTTGTTGATAGCTGTACTTGCAGTGCTTGCAGGTATAAGTACCAGGCTAATCTTGTATTTTGCAGAAAAAGGAACAATAGCTTCTGTTAACCTTATCTTTGGTGTATTTCCGTTTATTGCTGCTTATTTTATTTACCGTAATGCTCTTAAGAAGAGTATTGTTTATACCGTGGCAGCTCTGTTTTTTGTGTCAGCGGTATATATCAATTTATTGCCACTGAAGCCAAAGGACAGTATAATTTTGGCATACTTACACCTTCCGGTTTTTTTGTGGGTGCTACTGGGGTTTGCCTATGTAGGAAATGAACACAAAAAGAGCGTTGCAAGGTTGAACTATTTGAAGTTTAACGTGGAATTTATAGTGTTATATGCCAGTATGGCAATAAGTGGGATGTTGCTCGCACTGTTGACTACCCAGCTTTTTAGATTCATCGGTATGGATGTTTCTGAATTGTACTTTGAAAACGTTGTGTTGTTTGGTGCCGCTGCCCTTGCTGTGGTGGCGGCATACCTGGTGTCAGGAAGCTTTAAACTTGGTAAAAACATCGTCCCCTATCTGGCCGAAATTTTTAGCCCTCTTTTCTTGGTTACCTTGTCGGTTTATCTCATTACAGTTGTTTGGATGGGCAAAAATCCCTTCTTGGATCGCAATTTTCTCTTATCATTTAACGGAATACTCCTGGGCGTATTGGCGCTAACAATATTTTCCATAATCGAGCGCCGTTTTCGTGAGGAAAAGAACATCATCGATTATGTAAACTGTGCTTTGATATTCCTTGCCCTTGTCATTGATAGTGTGGCTTTATCAGCCATAGTGTTCAGAATTACTTCTTACGGAGTCACTCCCAATAGGCTGGCAGTATTAGGCCTAAATATTGTGGTATATATTAACCTAGTATGGATTATGCTCCCTTATATCAGATATCTCAAGAATAAAGCAGGCCTTAATGTCATACAAGATGCCATTGCCCGTTATTTACCCATTTACGGGCTTTGGGCAGCTTTTGTCACATTTGGTTTTCCATTGATTTTTTAG
- a CDS encoding chemotaxis protein CheW produces the protein MGEMQFVVFRLGNEIYGAQIHNIQEIILPVKPTKVPNNPDFIEGVIDYRQEVVPVLDLKKRFKLGQSDYGRGARFIVAEVGKNKIAFIVDEVTEVLRIDSSKISAPPEMTRINKDYISGVAKLESGLVILLDLSKVLTVTEQEILEAAIN, from the coding sequence ATGGGGGAGATGCAGTTTGTGGTGTTCAGGCTGGGTAATGAGATATACGGAGCGCAAATACACAACATACAGGAAATCATTTTGCCGGTAAAGCCAACCAAGGTGCCGAACAATCCTGACTTCATCGAAGGTGTGATAGATTACCGTCAAGAGGTTGTACCGGTGCTAGACCTTAAAAAGAGATTTAAACTAGGGCAGTCGGATTATGGCCGGGGGGCGCGTTTTATTGTAGCAGAGGTAGGCAAAAACAAAATAGCCTTTATAGTGGATGAGGTCACAGAGGTTTTGAGGATTGATTCTTCTAAGATAAGTGCTCCCCCTGAGATGACCAGGATAAACAAGGATTACATAAGTGGCGTTGCTAAATTAGAGAGCGGGTTGGTTATACTCCTTGATCTGTCAAAAGTGCTTACAGTTACCGAGCAGGAGATATTGGAAGCTGCAATAAATTAA